A window from Fibrobacter sp. UWB11 encodes these proteins:
- a CDS encoding sugar transferase: MFTIFNNMEQEAVNPAIGSILNKQKIKNIVYPARLFKARLNEEFLRANRTRKPFLFIKIYSHQFDVLGWGRPSKIVENTWKISVLTMFSHLRFIDVLGYLSDNSGIGIILLNSDMSTLEGIRKEILHKLNDAGLIQALRHKPKAPIFQAYLYTGYQEKDNLEMDAKLKEFNSTNGSFFTLNRLNLSDIWVHPHKIRFRHIIKRVVDVTCTSIALVALSPLLLFCALAVKISDPKGPIIFKQTRVGKNGALFTMYKFRSMYVDAEERKKELMALNETGGKTFKMKNDPRIYPFGHVLRKFSLDELPQLINILKGDMSIVGPRPPIPSEVAEYEPWHRMRLSVTPGLTCIWQVSGRSNISFEGQMRLDNDYIRRDGKLSEDIKLILKTFKVVFKGDGAY; the protein is encoded by the coding sequence TTGTTTACTATATTTAACAACATGGAACAGGAAGCCGTAAACCCAGCTATTGGTTCGATACTTAACAAGCAAAAGATAAAGAATATCGTGTACCCAGCCCGACTCTTCAAGGCTAGGTTAAACGAGGAATTTCTCCGCGCGAACCGTACCCGCAAGCCCTTCCTGTTTATAAAGATTTATTCCCACCAGTTCGATGTGCTCGGTTGGGGCCGCCCGTCAAAAATTGTCGAAAATACGTGGAAAATCAGCGTTCTTACGATGTTTTCGCACTTGCGTTTTATCGACGTGCTAGGCTACCTCTCCGACAATAGCGGTATCGGAATCATCCTTTTGAATTCGGACATGAGCACGCTCGAAGGAATCCGCAAGGAAATCCTCCACAAGCTCAACGATGCAGGTCTCATCCAGGCTCTCCGCCACAAGCCAAAGGCTCCGATTTTCCAGGCCTACCTTTACACCGGATACCAGGAAAAGGACAACCTCGAAATGGATGCTAAATTGAAGGAATTCAATAGCACCAACGGAAGCTTCTTCACGCTCAACAGGCTTAACCTTTCGGATATTTGGGTGCATCCGCACAAAATCCGCTTTAGACACATCATCAAAAGAGTGGTCGACGTCACCTGCACATCTATTGCGCTTGTTGCACTTTCACCGCTACTCTTGTTCTGCGCCCTAGCAGTTAAAATTAGCGACCCGAAAGGCCCCATTATATTCAAGCAGACTCGCGTAGGTAAAAACGGCGCTCTGTTTACAATGTACAAGTTCCGCAGCATGTACGTTGATGCAGAAGAACGCAAAAAAGAACTTATGGCTCTCAACGAAACGGGCGGAAAGACGTTCAAAATGAAGAACGATCCGCGTATTTATCCGTTCGGCCATGTTCTCCGCAAGTTCAGCCTCGACGAATTGCCGCAGCTCATCAACATTCTTAAAGGCGACATGTCCATTGTCGGCCCTCGCCCACCTATTCCGTCCGAAGTGGCCGAATACGAACCTTGGCACCGTATGCGCCTTTCTGTAACGCCGGGTCTCACTTGCATTTGGCAAGTCAGCGGCCGTAGCAACATTTCATTCGAAGGGCAGATGCGCCTCGATAACGACTACATCCGTCGTGATGGAAAACTTAGCGAAGACATCAAACTCATCCTCAAGACGTTCAAGGTCGTATTCAAAGGCGACGGAGCGTATTAG
- a CDS encoding glycoside hydrolase family 30 beta sandwich domain-containing protein, with amino-acid sequence MKKHLISTALLAASAFAASVTVDPSTTAQKVTGFGGASVYYQSWIKNLPAADQEALFDTAFTGLNISLLRVGNWYQDEDASKLQDDIDIVKAAKTRLGDHMKIQMSSWSAPAKLKPSGDLNGKVNGQKIKSQNTLKTSNSDPYGKYVYSDFANWWKKSLEAYKAAGISPDYISLQNEPDMEADYEETLFEPTETNEIAGYKEALNAVYDAVKGQTKLLGPEPLGIGYSNFEKYAKELDANKLDGYAYHLYHAGDGNDNSGNNYLNPENFRKPMKAIADVYGKGDKPIIMTEFCPMLDEPREKDMLGLAQIMQIGFTDGRLSGYIAWQLFWGYHSQMIGVCPGAGWDLDGSGRYVCDEAGFKIFPEYHAMRHFSKFVNPGASVIATATAEANLKTVAFLSANGDSISTVIINTGSTAIQLDNPAIAGYGLITAVQSKENGLKSKNISVAACTVLPARSITTLVYKKGAAASTVATCKDETSDSSYVEPIIVPTADVVIVDYTATTDVTTWQAMDDKLSAVTYGTTAIDGIAGYASVPLAGCDQSEETCGYQNQLLNISEEGAKALASCSNLVITMRSQGTSDAYVNVGGAAGGSWVDYEYGKLAAGSKWSETKVSLKKEGENGSTALTFNSESAGIYIAKIVATGCTGSSSIKMNRRVAFNDSKTQAMIFDLNGNLVWKGLKSEALNENGTLKPSIRQGAYILKTKNNAQRVFKK; translated from the coding sequence ATGAAAAAACATTTGATTTCTACGGCATTGCTCGCCGCTAGCGCTTTCGCAGCAAGCGTTACAGTCGATCCGAGCACAACCGCCCAAAAAGTGACAGGCTTCGGTGGCGCAAGCGTTTACTACCAAAGCTGGATCAAGAATCTCCCGGCAGCAGACCAGGAAGCCCTTTTTGACACCGCATTCACAGGACTCAACATTTCCCTGCTCCGCGTAGGTAACTGGTATCAGGACGAAGATGCTTCTAAATTGCAAGACGACATCGACATCGTCAAGGCTGCAAAGACGCGTCTCGGCGACCACATGAAAATCCAGATGTCCAGCTGGTCCGCTCCGGCAAAGCTCAAACCGAGTGGCGACTTGAACGGTAAAGTGAACGGCCAAAAGATCAAGAGCCAAAACACGCTCAAGACATCGAACAGCGACCCGTACGGCAAATACGTCTACAGCGATTTCGCCAACTGGTGGAAAAAGAGCCTCGAAGCCTACAAGGCTGCCGGAATCTCTCCGGATTACATTTCTCTCCAAAACGAACCGGACATGGAAGCCGATTACGAAGAAACCCTCTTCGAACCGACCGAAACTAATGAAATCGCCGGTTACAAGGAAGCTTTAAACGCCGTCTACGATGCCGTGAAGGGACAAACCAAGCTCCTCGGACCTGAACCACTCGGCATTGGCTACAGCAACTTCGAAAAGTACGCCAAGGAACTCGACGCAAACAAGCTCGACGGATACGCTTACCACCTTTACCACGCCGGTGACGGAAACGACAACTCCGGCAACAACTATCTCAATCCGGAAAACTTCCGCAAGCCGATGAAGGCTATTGCAGACGTGTACGGCAAGGGCGACAAGCCTATCATCATGACGGAATTCTGCCCGATGCTCGACGAACCGCGCGAAAAGGACATGCTCGGCCTCGCCCAAATCATGCAGATTGGCTTTACCGACGGCCGCCTTTCCGGCTATATCGCCTGGCAGCTTTTCTGGGGTTACCACTCCCAGATGATCGGTGTTTGCCCGGGCGCAGGTTGGGACTTGGATGGCAGCGGCAGATACGTCTGTGACGAAGCCGGTTTCAAGATTTTCCCGGAATACCACGCCATGCGCCACTTCTCCAAGTTCGTGAATCCAGGTGCAAGCGTCATTGCCACCGCAACTGCAGAAGCAAACCTCAAGACGGTAGCTTTCCTCAGCGCAAACGGCGACTCAATTTCTACAGTTATCATCAATACGGGTAGCACCGCAATCCAGCTCGACAATCCGGCAATTGCAGGCTACGGCCTCATTACCGCCGTGCAGTCCAAGGAAAACGGCCTCAAGAGCAAGAACATTTCTGTTGCAGCATGCACCGTTCTCCCGGCCCGTTCCATCACGACACTCGTTTACAAGAAGGGCGCAGCCGCTTCCACAGTCGCAACATGCAAGGACGAAACAAGCGACTCCAGCTACGTCGAACCGATTATCGTTCCGACAGCAGACGTTGTCATTGTCGATTACACAGCAACAACCGACGTTACGACCTGGCAGGCCATGGATGACAAACTCTCCGCTGTCACCTACGGCACAACGGCAATCGATGGCATCGCTGGCTACGCAAGCGTTCCGCTCGCCGGCTGCGACCAGTCCGAAGAAACCTGCGGCTACCAGAACCAGCTCTTGAACATCAGCGAAGAAGGCGCCAAGGCACTCGCCTCTTGCTCTAACCTCGTCATCACCATGCGCAGCCAGGGCACTTCTGATGCTTACGTGAACGTGGGCGGTGCTGCAGGCGGCAGCTGGGTCGATTACGAATATGGCAAACTCGCTGCCGGCTCCAAGTGGAGCGAAACCAAGGTCTCCCTCAAGAAAGAAGGCGAAAACGGTTCTACCGCACTCACCTTCAACAGCGAATCTGCCGGCATCTACATTGCAAAGATTGTTGCCACAGGCTGCACAGGCTCCAGCTCCATCAAGATGAACCGCAGAGTTGCCTTCAACGACAGCAAGACGCAAGCCATGATTTTCGACTTGAACGGAAACCTCGTGTGGAAGGGTCTCAAGAGCGAAGCACTCAACGAAAACGGTACCCTCAAGCCGAGCATCCGCCAAGGCGCCTACATCTTGAAGACAAAGAACAACGCACAGCGCGTATTCAAGAAGTAA
- a CDS encoding sugar transferase, with translation MERILLILSDFVALSICFALAFWVQFHSGWIIDKFDPTKTFDSYWHYGLVLNIGWLGLFAFAGLYRSWLLLSRTHQVLRVLRAVVIGVVLIIVCLFGAEFMGKVFANQPLNEGYLYGSRFPWIFIYGGLAILLVGLFRMSIYVFLRALLRKGYGANNILVLGATDAGRKIAEDLAKTPARGQRVVGFVDERYQVLPKEFANVPVLGKYSDLPALVKKYKVSGIIIAHESTSPQEIMRVLVWVCELPIHIYIVPELYSVVNGRFKANLVYGFELQELFAFTMPPWQVQVKRIIDIAFGLFLGLISLPVCLFAAIAIKLDDHGPVFYSQERIGLYGKPFTVYKFRTMRTDAEKYGAQWATKKDPRITRIGHFLRKTRIDELPQILCVLKGDMSMVGPRPERAVFIGKLREQIPFYISRLKMKPGLTGWAQVCHHYDTSIEDVQIKLQYDMYYYENMSLLLDFQILVRTVYVVLTGKGAQ, from the coding sequence ATGGAACGAATACTCTTAATCCTTTCGGATTTTGTAGCTTTGTCGATTTGCTTCGCCCTAGCATTTTGGGTTCAGTTCCATAGTGGTTGGATTATAGACAAGTTTGATCCGACCAAGACGTTCGATAGCTACTGGCATTACGGACTTGTCTTGAATATCGGCTGGCTTGGCTTGTTTGCCTTTGCCGGATTGTATCGATCATGGCTGTTGCTTTCAAGAACACACCAGGTGTTGCGCGTCCTTCGGGCTGTCGTGATTGGTGTGGTCTTGATTATTGTTTGTCTTTTTGGTGCAGAATTCATGGGGAAGGTTTTTGCAAACCAACCTCTGAATGAAGGCTACCTCTATGGCTCCAGGTTCCCGTGGATATTTATCTATGGTGGCCTTGCTATTTTGCTTGTAGGCCTGTTCCGCATGTCCATTTATGTATTCTTGCGGGCTTTGCTCCGTAAGGGGTATGGGGCGAACAACATTCTTGTCCTCGGTGCTACGGATGCAGGTCGAAAGATTGCTGAAGATCTTGCTAAAACTCCGGCTCGTGGTCAACGGGTCGTTGGCTTTGTGGATGAACGTTATCAGGTTTTACCGAAAGAGTTTGCAAACGTTCCTGTTCTTGGAAAGTATTCCGACTTGCCTGCGCTTGTTAAGAAGTACAAGGTAAGTGGCATTATCATTGCACACGAGAGTACATCTCCGCAAGAGATTATGCGTGTGCTGGTGTGGGTTTGCGAACTCCCGATTCATATTTACATTGTTCCGGAACTTTACAGCGTCGTGAATGGTCGTTTCAAGGCTAACCTTGTTTATGGCTTTGAACTGCAGGAACTTTTTGCTTTTACCATGCCGCCTTGGCAGGTGCAAGTCAAGCGTATTATCGATATCGCTTTTGGCTTGTTCCTTGGGCTTATTTCTCTGCCGGTTTGCTTGTTTGCAGCCATCGCTATCAAACTTGATGACCATGGTCCAGTATTTTATTCGCAGGAACGCATTGGTCTTTATGGCAAGCCGTTTACGGTTTATAAGTTTCGCACCATGCGTACCGATGCCGAAAAGTATGGCGCTCAGTGGGCAACCAAGAAAGACCCGCGCATTACGCGAATTGGTCATTTCTTGCGTAAAACTCGCATTGATGAACTTCCGCAGATTCTTTGTGTTTTGAAAGGCGACATGAGCATGGTGGGCCCGCGTCCGGAACGCGCCGTGTTTATCGGAAAGCTCCGCGAACAGATCCCGTTCTACATCAGCCGCTTAAAGATGAAGCCTGGTCTTACGGGCTGGGCTCAGGTTTGCCACCACTACGATACGAGTATCGAAGATGTGCAAATCAAACTCCAGTATGATATGTATTACTATGAGAACATGAGCCTTCTATTGGATTTCCAGATTCTCGTACGAACAGTTTATGTTGTTTTAACCGGAAAAGGCGCACAGTAA
- the nadC gene encoding carboxylating nicotinate-nucleotide diphosphorylase, translating into MYGDNSTPVFPTEDALTMIRLALAEDVRTGDVTSEWTIPADQKQHARLIAKEDGVLAGLPIIELVFQELKANAKVTLHKKDGDVVKKGDLIAELDGTTHELLTGERTLLNFIQQLSGVATVAHTFQEALKGGKTKVLDTRKTIPGFRTLQKYAVRVGGGSNHRMGLFDMVLVKDNHIAAAGGVLEALEVVKKNNKQGLMVEMEVENFDQLRALLNKGVDVIMLDNMSNEMMAEALKIIKDSGDKVLVEGSGNMTLERAKQIATLGLDFISVGALTHSVKALDISMRI; encoded by the coding sequence ATGTACGGCGATAATTCTACTCCAGTATTCCCAACCGAAGATGCTTTGACCATGATCCGCCTCGCTTTGGCGGAAGACGTTCGCACAGGCGACGTGACGAGCGAATGGACTATCCCTGCGGACCAGAAACAGCATGCCCGCCTCATCGCCAAAGAAGATGGCGTGCTCGCCGGCCTCCCGATTATTGAACTCGTGTTTCAGGAACTCAAGGCAAACGCCAAGGTGACGCTCCACAAGAAAGATGGTGACGTGGTGAAGAAGGGCGACCTGATTGCCGAACTCGACGGAACAACGCACGAACTTTTGACGGGCGAACGTACGCTTTTGAACTTCATCCAGCAACTCTCTGGTGTGGCAACGGTTGCTCACACGTTCCAGGAAGCTTTGAAGGGCGGCAAGACCAAGGTTCTCGATACCCGAAAGACGATTCCGGGTTTCCGCACGTTGCAGAAGTACGCCGTTCGCGTCGGTGGTGGTTCCAACCACCGCATGGGTCTCTTTGATATGGTGCTTGTGAAGGACAATCACATTGCTGCTGCTGGCGGCGTGCTCGAAGCTCTTGAAGTCGTCAAGAAGAACAATAAGCAAGGCTTGATGGTCGAAATGGAAGTCGAAAACTTTGATCAGCTCCGTGCTCTCCTCAACAAAGGTGTCGATGTCATCATGCTCGACAACATGAGCAACGAAATGATGGCCGAAGCCTTGAAAATCATCAAGGACAGTGGTGACAAGGTGCTTGTGGAAGGTTCTGGCAACATGACGCTCGAACGCGCTAAGCAGATTGCAACGCTCGGTCTTGACTTCATCTCTGTCGGAGCACTCACGCATAGCGTCAAGGCTCTCGACATCTCGATGAGAATTTAA
- a CDS encoding UDP-glucuronic acid decarboxylase family protein, with product MRCLVTGGAGFLGSHLCERLLNDGHEVICLDNYFTGRMANVAHLRDNRNFELIRHDVTEPILLEVDRIFNLACPASPIHYQFNPVKTIKTSVMGAINMLGLAKRVKARILQASTSEVYGDPAVHPQTEDYWGNVNPIGIRSCYDEGKRVAETLFMDYHRQNNVDIRIVRIFNTYGPRMLPNDGRVVSNFIVQALNGEDLTIYGDGSQTRSFCYVDDLIEGFVRMMNQDKIIGPVNIGNPGEFTMLELAKEVLELTGSKSKIVYKPLPGDDPKMRRPNIDLAKSALNWEPTIPLRQGLEKTIVYFDNLLKTK from the coding sequence ATGCGTTGCTTAGTTACTGGTGGTGCTGGATTCTTAGGAAGTCACCTTTGCGAAAGACTTTTGAATGACGGTCACGAAGTCATTTGCTTGGACAATTACTTCACAGGCCGTATGGCTAACGTTGCCCACCTGCGCGACAACCGCAATTTTGAACTCATCCGTCACGATGTGACCGAGCCGATTCTTTTGGAAGTGGATCGCATTTTCAACTTGGCATGCCCGGCAAGCCCGATCCATTACCAGTTCAACCCGGTAAAGACCATCAAGACAAGCGTCATGGGTGCCATCAACATGCTCGGCCTTGCCAAACGCGTAAAGGCCCGCATCTTGCAGGCTTCTACAAGTGAAGTTTACGGTGACCCGGCTGTGCATCCGCAGACCGAAGACTACTGGGGAAACGTGAATCCCATCGGCATCCGCAGTTGCTATGACGAAGGCAAGCGCGTCGCCGAAACGCTTTTCATGGATTACCACCGCCAGAACAATGTCGACATCCGCATTGTCCGCATTTTCAATACATACGGTCCGCGCATGCTCCCGAACGATGGCCGCGTTGTTTCAAACTTCATCGTGCAGGCGCTCAATGGCGAAGACCTTACCATTTACGGTGACGGCAGCCAAACCCGCAGCTTCTGCTATGTGGACGATCTCATCGAAGGCTTTGTCCGCATGATGAATCAGGACAAGATTATCGGACCGGTCAATATCGGCAATCCTGGCGAATTTACGATGCTTGAACTTGCAAAGGAAGTTCTTGAACTCACGGGTTCCAAGAGCAAGATTGTCTACAAGCCGCTTCCGGGTGATGATCCCAAGATGCGCCGCCCGAATATCGATTTGGCCAAGAGCGCTCTCAATTGGGAACCGACAATTCCTTTACGTCAGGGCCTCGAAAAGACAATCGTTTATTTCGACAATTTGCTCAAGACGAAGTAA
- a CDS encoding homoserine dehydrogenase codes for MLRIGLIGTGTVGGGVIQILEQKIAEYKEKLGVELELSCICAKSEEEVAPYKAKGYKVSTNADEMIAGNDIDVLVELAGGYNMPRKWILAALESGKHVVTANKALLAKYGHEIFPLAASKGLHVLFEAAVGGGIPIIRSLQEGLLGSTVESLSCIINGTCNYILSRMAEEGLDFDVVLKDAQRLGFAEADPTFDIEGIDSAHKTALLASLCSGHRVDFEKIFVSGISKITAQDIAIAKELGCCVKLLGIYRRDGERVDARVHPCFVPLNHQLASVNRVLNAVYLQCDNLGETLQTGAGAGRLPTASAVVADLVSLARSTDMGSRKALPMGWFNVENSATLVPISETSARYYLRFTSRDACGVLAKITKILADNNISIETIIQKDVNDPGKVSIVVITEKTLDSKLTKAVDAVNALPEIVEKSQVIRFLA; via the coding sequence ATGTTGCGTATTGGTTTAATTGGCACGGGTACCGTTGGTGGTGGTGTCATTCAGATTCTTGAACAGAAGATTGCAGAATACAAGGAAAAATTGGGTGTAGAACTCGAACTCTCCTGCATTTGCGCCAAGTCCGAAGAAGAAGTTGCCCCGTATAAGGCTAAGGGCTATAAGGTCTCGACCAACGCCGACGAAATGATCGCCGGTAACGATATCGACGTGCTCGTGGAACTCGCCGGTGGCTACAACATGCCGCGCAAGTGGATTCTCGCTGCTCTCGAAAGCGGTAAGCATGTGGTGACTGCAAACAAGGCTCTCCTCGCCAAGTATGGCCACGAAATTTTCCCGCTTGCTGCAAGCAAGGGTCTGCATGTGCTGTTCGAAGCTGCTGTTGGCGGTGGCATTCCTATCATCCGCAGCCTCCAGGAAGGCTTGCTCGGCTCTACGGTCGAAAGCTTGAGCTGCATTATCAACGGTACTTGCAACTACATCCTTAGCCGCATGGCCGAAGAAGGTCTCGACTTTGATGTCGTCTTGAAGGACGCCCAGAGACTCGGTTTTGCCGAAGCTGATCCGACCTTCGATATCGAAGGCATCGACTCCGCCCACAAGACGGCTCTCCTCGCTAGCCTCTGCAGCGGACACCGTGTGGACTTCGAAAAGATTTTCGTTTCCGGTATCTCCAAGATTACCGCTCAGGATATCGCTATTGCCAAGGAACTTGGCTGCTGCGTGAAGCTCCTCGGTATCTACCGTCGTGACGGTGAACGCGTGGACGCCCGTGTCCATCCGTGCTTTGTACCGCTCAATCACCAGCTCGCTAGCGTGAACCGCGTCTTGAACGCTGTTTACCTCCAGTGCGACAACCTCGGCGAAACGCTCCAGACCGGTGCCGGTGCTGGCCGTCTCCCGACTGCATCTGCTGTTGTGGCTGACCTCGTGTCCCTCGCTCGTTCTACCGATATGGGTTCCCGCAAGGCTCTCCCGATGGGCTGGTTCAACGTCGAAAATTCTGCAACGCTCGTTCCTATCTCTGAAACCAGCGCTCGCTACTACCTCCGCTTCACGTCCCGTGACGCTTGCGGTGTGCTCGCCAAGATTACGAAGATTCTCGCTGACAACAACATCTCTATCGAAACGATTATCCAGAAGGATGTCAACGATCCGGGCAAGGTCTCTATCGTTGTCATTACGGAAAAGACTCTCGATAGCAAGCTTACCAAGGCTGTTGATGCAGTGAACGCTCTTCCGGAAATCGTCGAGAAGAGCCAGGTCATCCGCTTCCTCGCTTAA
- a CDS encoding FISUMP domain-containing protein translates to MQYTKLSVAGCAALMFGLLACSGEDGKDGINGVNGLNGADGASCEVKSLKDGSGYKILCGGDSVGVLLNGKNGATGKQGITGATGAKGDTGKTGAKGDKGDKGDGCSVAALSDNSGYDVYCGANKVGVIKNGTDGKDGDACTTQAADDGIVINCGGTLTKLMNGIGCSGTTVNKDGRTGIEVACGGTLVDTLWNGSNGSDGSSATGSCTSVDDGKGVVTVTCGSDAPMKMFKAVCGAEPFDPEKKFCVLGKTYDLCEGKAYVVNREFCNDGVVAELCSEFKFNKTKTTAQFVTYRATTKDEFCWNGIVTPKCGGQEFDENEYCGKAYDGVTDSIYKYCDKPSKLEDIYDVIGLASVVAEPEEGAEEGDAVAPSSSSQSFFGNLIGKPLTHYNEEKLVEFFTKLGNIQSGVTECGIETPEKCGSKVYNAKKQFCDIRDERLYKFVTIDGRRWMAENLAFEYKLPQIDSSEGSDPALWSVVQVGGKVQYEKDAFESFEKNGTRYYTWNAAMGNGDVRKIMSEDAIAALKLNPKDEVVGACPDGWRLPNSDELNALSLKANAAEHGFEDLDDAEDVTVNFNVEFLGYYNVNTKDVVDANEAAYFWSETPVEEDERQAVDLLVTGKDQSVVNTSNKVFAFTIRCIENLPNEDEPEGGEGGQGGEGGLEP, encoded by the coding sequence TCCTCGCTTGTTCTGGCGAAGATGGAAAAGATGGCATTAATGGTGTCAACGGCCTTAACGGTGCCGATGGCGCTAGCTGCGAAGTCAAGTCGTTGAAAGACGGATCTGGCTATAAAATCCTTTGCGGCGGTGACTCTGTTGGTGTCTTGCTGAATGGTAAGAATGGTGCTACCGGTAAGCAAGGTATTACAGGTGCCACTGGTGCCAAGGGTGATACTGGTAAAACAGGTGCTAAGGGCGATAAGGGTGACAAGGGTGATGGTTGCTCTGTTGCTGCTTTGTCCGATAACTCCGGTTACGATGTCTATTGTGGCGCTAACAAGGTTGGTGTCATCAAGAACGGAACCGATGGTAAGGATGGCGATGCTTGTACGACGCAAGCTGCTGATGACGGTATCGTAATTAACTGTGGTGGCACACTTACCAAACTTATGAATGGTATTGGCTGCTCTGGCACAACCGTTAACAAGGATGGCCGAACGGGTATCGAAGTTGCGTGCGGTGGCACCTTGGTCGATACGTTGTGGAATGGTTCCAATGGTAGCGATGGTTCATCTGCTACGGGTTCCTGCACAAGCGTAGATGATGGCAAGGGCGTTGTTACTGTGACTTGCGGATCTGATGCTCCGATGAAGATGTTCAAGGCCGTGTGCGGTGCTGAACCGTTTGATCCAGAAAAGAAATTCTGCGTTCTTGGCAAGACCTATGACCTGTGCGAAGGCAAGGCCTATGTCGTGAACAGAGAATTCTGTAACGATGGCGTTGTTGCTGAATTGTGTTCTGAATTCAAGTTCAACAAAACAAAGACAACTGCTCAATTTGTTACTTATCGTGCAACGACCAAGGATGAATTCTGCTGGAATGGTATCGTGACTCCGAAGTGCGGAGGCCAGGAATTCGACGAGAATGAGTACTGCGGCAAGGCTTACGATGGCGTAACAGACTCTATCTATAAATACTGTGACAAACCCTCCAAACTTGAGGATATTTATGATGTCATCGGTCTGGCCTCGGTTGTTGCTGAACCGGAAGAAGGCGCAGAAGAAGGTGATGCCGTTGCCCCGAGTTCTTCTAGTCAGAGCTTCTTTGGAAACCTGATTGGAAAGCCGCTTACTCACTATAATGAAGAAAAGTTGGTTGAATTCTTTACAAAACTTGGTAACATTCAGAGTGGTGTAACCGAGTGTGGTATCGAAACTCCGGAAAAGTGCGGTAGCAAGGTCTATAACGCGAAAAAGCAGTTCTGCGATATTCGTGATGAACGTCTCTATAAGTTCGTGACCATTGATGGTCGCAGATGGATGGCTGAAAACCTTGCGTTTGAATACAAGCTGCCTCAAATTGACTCTTCTGAAGGTAGTGATCCGGCGCTTTGGTCTGTTGTTCAAGTTGGTGGTAAGGTCCAATATGAAAAGGATGCCTTCGAAAGCTTCGAAAAGAATGGAACCCGTTACTATACTTGGAATGCTGCAATGGGCAATGGTGACGTGAGAAAGATAATGAGTGAAGACGCAATCGCTGCTCTTAAACTTAATCCTAAGGATGAAGTCGTTGGAGCCTGTCCGGATGGCTGGAGACTGCCGAATAGTGATGAACTCAACGCTCTCAGTCTTAAGGCCAACGCTGCAGAACACGGATTTGAGGATCTTGACGATGCAGAAGATGTAACGGTAAACTTCAATGTTGAATTCTTGGGATACTATAATGTCAATACTAAGGATGTTGTTGATGCTAATGAAGCCGCATACTTCTGGTCTGAAACTCCGGTTGAAGAAGATGAAAGACAAGCAGTTGACTTGCTCGTTACTGGAAAAGACCAAAGTGTTGTTAATACCTCTAACAAGGTGTTCGCATTCACAATCCGCTGCATTGAAAATCTTCCGAATGAAGATGAACCTGAAGGCGGTGAAGGCGGCCAGGGCGGCGAAGGCGGCCTAGAACCTTAA